The DNA sequence GAGATCCTCGGCAATACGGACCCGCTCCTGCAATGCCCAGGGATTGGACCGGTTGCGATCGATGCCCTGACGGAGCGGGTCAGGGTGACCGCCACGTTCTCAGGAGGCGCCAGTTCGCGTTTCGTAAGGCCGTTCGGGGAGTGCGACGCCGAAGCGCACCCGTATCGTCCGACATGGCCGCTCTCGGCGTAGCTGAAGCAATGCCGGGGCAGCTCTGACGAGTGTCTGGTGGATTCTTGCATGTGCCGGCCTGGGCCCAGGCTGTGGTTCTGGCCGGGGGCCTTCTCCTTTTCGGCTTGTGCGGGATGCTCGCCCGTCCCTGGGCGCGCCGACGGTTCGACGACGATCCGGAACACGACGAGCGCGTCACCTTCCTGGTCGAGGTCGTCGGGGTGTTCTACGCGTTGCTCGTCGGGCTGGTAGCCGTCGGCGCGTACGACCACTATGTGGAGGTGAAGAGGCTCGTCAACCAGGAGGCCTCACAGCTGACCACCGTCTACCGCGCCGCACAGTCGTTTCCCAACAGCCGTCGCTGCAGGCTCCAGTCGCAGATCCGCAACTACGCCGAGAACGTGATCGACGACGTCTGGCCCAAACAGAAGCAGGGCCGGATCGAGGAGGACCAGGGCAGGCTGGATGCCGTATTCGAGTCGCTCATGTTCTACGAGCCGCGGAACGCCCAGGAGTCGAACGCGCAGTCCGTCACCCTCGAGGCGTTCAACGAATACAACAACCTTCGTCGGGAGCGGCAGGGAGAGGTGGAGATCGGTCTGCTGCCCGGTCTCTACATAGTCCTGTTTGTCGGCGCCGCCGTCGTCATCGCCGCGACCTGGGTTCTCGTCGGTGTCAGGCTGAGCGATCACTTGGCCATCACCGGCCTCCTGTCGCTCTTCATCGGCGTCTTCCTGTCTCTGGTCGTGGCGCTGGACTACCCCCTCCAGGACAGCAACTCGATCCCGCCGAAGCCCTGGACGGTCGCACTCACGAAAGGAATGGGTGTTCCCGACGAAGGTGAGAAGCAGGTCGGCACCTACTTCGGAACGTCAACGGCGGACCGGGTACCGGGCTGTCTCCTGAACGTCTCCGACTATGTGTCGTTCGCGAGCTCGGAGAAACTCCCGGAGTGAGGAAAGGCGTCCGAGTCCCGGTGAAACCACGACTGCTGTCCCGTTTCGCGTTGGCGGGACCCCTGATCGCCTTCCTCGCACTTGCCTCGGCCGCCTGCACAGGGAATCACGCGGACGAGAAACGCGCGACGGTCACCGTCGCTGCCGTCGACTTCATGCGCGACATCGACAAGCTCGTCGACGACTTCGAAAAGGACCACCCGGACACGAACGTGGAATTCGCCTTCCTGCCCGAGAACACGCTGCGGGCCAGGGTGCCGAAGGACATCGCCACCGAGGCCGGCCACTACGACGTCGTCGCCATCGGCCCGTACGAGGCACCGATCTGGGCATCACGAGGATGGCTCACCCGCCTCGACGGCTACGCGGGCCAGGGCGGCTACGACATGGGGGACTTCATCCCCACGGTACGCAAGTCGCTGTCGTACAACGGCGGCCAGTACGCAGTGCCCTACTACGGCGAGTCGTCCTTCCTGATGTACCGGAAGGACCTCTTCGCGAAGGCCGGCCTGACCATGCCGGAGCGTCCGAACTGGCAGCAGGTCGCCCGACTGGCGGCGCAGCTCCACGACCCCCGGCACGGCGTCGCCGGGATCTGCCTGCGCGGCGGACCTGGCTGGGGAAACCTGCTCATGCCCTTGAACACGGTGATCCTGACCTTCGGCGGCCGCTGGTACGACGAGCACTGGAACCCTCGGCTCACCTCCCCCGAAACGAAGAAGGCGGTCCGCTTCTACGTGGACCTGGTCCGCCTGCACGGCCAACCCCGGCCGGCCGAGACCGGACCCGCCGAGTGCCTGAGGACGATGCGGCAGGGCAAGGCGGCCATGTGGTACGACAGCACAGCTCTCGCCGGCAGTCTGGAGGACCCGAACAGCAGCAAGGTCGCAGGCCGACTCGGCTACGCCCCCGCCCCCGTGCTGAGCACGGCAAGCTCGGGATGGCTGTGGTCCTGGTCGCTGGCGATCCCGGTCACGTCGAAGAACCCGCAAGCCGCCTGGGAGTTCGTCTCCTGGGCGACGTCCAAGGGCTACCCCAGGCTCTACGGCGAAAGGCTCGGCTGGGTACGTGTGCCACCCGGCA is a window from the Streptomyces sp. NBC_00299 genome containing:
- a CDS encoding bestrophin-like domain — translated: MLARPWARRRFDDDPEHDERVTFLVEVVGVFYALLVGLVAVGAYDHYVEVKRLVNQEASQLTTVYRAAQSFPNSRRCRLQSQIRNYAENVIDDVWPKQKQGRIEEDQGRLDAVFESLMFYEPRNAQESNAQSVTLEAFNEYNNLRRERQGEVEIGLLPGLYIVLFVGAAVVIAATWVLVGVRLSDHLAITGLLSLFIGVFLSLVVALDYPLQDSNSIPPKPWTVALTKGMGVPDEGEKQVGTYFGTSTADRVPGCLLNVSDYVSFASSEKLPE
- a CDS encoding ABC transporter substrate-binding protein encodes the protein MKPRLLSRFALAGPLIAFLALASAACTGNHADEKRATVTVAAVDFMRDIDKLVDDFEKDHPDTNVEFAFLPENTLRARVPKDIATEAGHYDVVAIGPYEAPIWASRGWLTRLDGYAGQGGYDMGDFIPTVRKSLSYNGGQYAVPYYGESSFLMYRKDLFAKAGLTMPERPNWQQVARLAAQLHDPRHGVAGICLRGGPGWGNLLMPLNTVILTFGGRWYDEHWNPRLTSPETKKAVRFYVDLVRLHGQPRPAETGPAECLRTMRQGKAAMWYDSTALAGSLEDPNSSKVAGRLGYAPAPVLSTASSGWLWSWSLAIPVTSKNPQAAWEFVSWATSKGYPRLYGERLGWVRVPPGSRLSTYQLPEYQQATKAFVAPTLHALDAVNLVHPGVHEQPWVGMSYVGISEYAGLGNRVSAEISAAIAGRQSVDEALARSQIFARDVVEGGGYRDQGGERGSPEQ